A window of the Nisaea acidiphila genome harbors these coding sequences:
- a CDS encoding YitT family protein, translating to MKSPISFYDAQGILFGAFMMSLSVIFLEQAGLVTGQTAGLSILLSYLLPFGFGTVFFAVSLPFLVLSLARRGIAFTLRTLFVVACISLGTPLLSDFIVIERVHPLFGAALAGACAGVGLIALFRHNASAGGLGVLALVVEERTGFKAGWFQMCFDAAVFLAACFVLAPEQILYSFVGAAILNALIAWNFRIGQR from the coding sequence ATGAAGTCACCGATCTCCTTCTACGATGCGCAGGGCATCCTGTTCGGCGCCTTCATGATGTCGCTGAGCGTCATATTCCTGGAGCAGGCCGGGCTGGTGACGGGGCAGACGGCGGGACTCTCGATCCTGCTTTCCTATCTTCTGCCTTTCGGCTTCGGCACGGTCTTCTTCGCGGTCAGCCTGCCGTTCCTCGTGCTGTCCCTCGCGCGGCGCGGGATTGCCTTCACCCTGCGGACGCTGTTCGTGGTGGCCTGCATCTCGCTCGGTACGCCGTTGCTCTCGGACTTCATCGTGATCGAGCGCGTGCATCCGCTGTTCGGCGCCGCGCTCGCCGGAGCCTGCGCCGGCGTCGGGCTGATCGCGCTGTTCCGGCATAACGCATCGGCCGGCGGGCTCGGCGTGCTGGCGCTGGTGGTGGAGGAAAGGACCGGCTTCAAGGCCGGCTGGTTCCAGATGTGTTTCGACGCGGCGGTGTTTCTCGCTGCCTGCTTCGTGCTCGCACCGGAGCAGATCCTCTATTCCTTCGTCGGCGCGGCGATCCTCAATGCGCTGATCGCCTGGAATTTCCGGATCGGGCAGCGCTGA
- a CDS encoding adenosine deaminase family protein — protein MRVALIVGVLALSLGACAGLPDGSPEARTAAHFEAIRGDRTLTRAFLQAMPKGADLHTHLSGAVYAEAYIDWAADPDIDLCFDPAKRAIVACAAHVPPVAKPDCREAVQVRMSDAAASDACRAAITDNLSMRNFRPNPLWEERSGHDQFFATFARFGAISGERKAESLAWLARNAALQNIVYVEPMMTLGWVNPAALGVTQKLKGGSDAELAAFEKALLDNGFGKLVDAGAKVLNDAMAGARAEMGCGGTAPEPGCAVTLRQLGQSIRTQPPEHAFAQIMLHYMIADREKLSVGVNFVAPEDYHVALRDYSLHMAIFGYFKRKYERVGLSLHAGELWLGVTELEDMTFHIREAVEIAGVNRIGHGVAIGFEHGSEDLIARMAKDGIAVEINLSSNEQILGVKGKDHPFPTYLRAGVPVMLSTDDEGVERIDLSSQYQLASERYGLNYAELKQLSRQSLEQSFLTGASLWYAFNIAQPVGPCSSGFDTADCKAFIARSDKARAQVELEKRFAAFEGRW, from the coding sequence ATGCGCGTCGCACTCATCGTGGGGGTCCTCGCCCTCAGCCTCGGGGCCTGCGCCGGCCTGCCGGACGGCAGCCCTGAAGCCCGCACCGCCGCGCATTTCGAGGCGATCCGGGGCGACCGCACCCTCACCCGCGCCTTCCTGCAGGCGATGCCGAAGGGCGCGGACCTGCACACCCATCTCTCCGGCGCGGTCTATGCCGAGGCCTATATCGACTGGGCCGCCGACCCGGATATCGATCTTTGCTTCGACCCTGCCAAGCGCGCCATCGTCGCCTGCGCTGCTCATGTGCCGCCGGTGGCGAAACCGGACTGCCGCGAGGCGGTGCAGGTCCGGATGAGCGATGCCGCCGCGAGCGACGCCTGCCGTGCCGCCATCACCGACAACCTCTCGATGCGGAATTTCCGGCCCAACCCGCTCTGGGAAGAACGCTCGGGCCACGACCAGTTTTTCGCCACCTTCGCCCGCTTCGGCGCGATCTCCGGCGAGCGCAAGGCGGAAAGTCTCGCCTGGCTCGCCCGCAACGCGGCGCTGCAGAATATCGTCTATGTCGAGCCGATGATGACGCTCGGCTGGGTCAATCCGGCCGCGCTCGGCGTTACGCAGAAGCTGAAGGGCGGCAGCGACGCCGAACTCGCCGCCTTCGAGAAGGCGCTGCTCGATAACGGCTTCGGCAAGCTGGTCGATGCCGGCGCGAAGGTGCTGAACGACGCGATGGCCGGCGCCCGCGCCGAGATGGGCTGCGGCGGCACCGCGCCCGAGCCCGGCTGCGCCGTCACCCTGCGCCAGCTCGGCCAGAGCATCCGCACCCAGCCGCCGGAACACGCCTTCGCCCAGATCATGCTGCATTACATGATCGCCGACCGGGAGAAGCTCAGCGTCGGGGTCAATTTCGTCGCGCCGGAGGATTATCACGTCGCGCTCCGGGACTATTCCCTGCACATGGCGATCTTCGGATACTTCAAGCGGAAGTACGAGCGGGTCGGCCTTTCGCTCCATGCGGGCGAGCTCTGGCTCGGCGTCACCGAGCTTGAGGACATGACCTTCCATATCCGCGAGGCGGTGGAGATCGCCGGCGTCAACCGCATCGGCCACGGTGTCGCCATCGGCTTCGAGCACGGCAGCGAGGACCTGATCGCCCGCATGGCCAAGGACGGCATCGCGGTCGAGATCAACCTTTCCAGCAACGAGCAGATCCTCGGCGTGAAGGGCAAGGACCACCCCTTCCCGACCTATCTCCGCGCCGGCGTGCCGGTGATGCTCTCCACCGACGACGAGGGCGTCGAACGGATCGACCTCTCGAGCCAGTACCAGCTCGCGAGCGAGCGCTACGGGCTGAACTATGCGGAGCTAAAACAGCTCTCCCGGCAGAGCCTGGAGCAGAGTTTCCTCACCGGAGCGTCGCTCTGGTACGCCTTCAACATCGCCCAGCCGGTCGGCCCCTGCTCAAGCGGCTTCGACACGGCGGACTGCAAGGCGTTCATCGCCCGCAGCGACAAGGCGCGGGCGCAGGTGGAGCTGGAGAAGCGGTTCGCGGCGTTCGAGGGGCGGTGGTGA
- the lepB gene encoding signal peptidase I, whose protein sequence is MQGSGKGLFGEDLLMARDSGFLKSSIKWGAIAAGILAMALIALFVFHVAKTGISSMAWVISGGKNYHAFTPAMEPNFNPGEHMMARLENFSGTFPRRGSVLVVRHPLNPEQDWVRRLVGLPFDRIEIVDGVLHVNGSPVALSQVDAKDDARRLMRETLPGGHSHLILVSKDGGAGANFDEITVPSGHIFLLADNRDRAKDSRHAELGLVPLDNIIGIAEFIYLSTDLSRLGAAIE, encoded by the coding sequence ATGCAGGGATCGGGCAAGGGGCTGTTTGGGGAAGATCTTTTGATGGCAAGAGATTCGGGGTTTTTGAAGAGTTCGATAAAGTGGGGCGCGATCGCAGCGGGTATCCTCGCGATGGCATTGATTGCCTTGTTCGTCTTCCATGTTGCCAAAACAGGCATATCGAGCATGGCTTGGGTGATCTCCGGGGGTAAGAACTATCACGCCTTCACGCCCGCGATGGAGCCCAACTTCAATCCGGGCGAGCATATGATGGCCCGATTGGAAAATTTCTCCGGTACTTTCCCACGTCGCGGTTCGGTGCTGGTCGTCCGTCATCCCCTCAATCCGGAGCAAGACTGGGTCCGGCGGCTTGTAGGACTACCGTTTGACAGGATCGAGATCGTCGATGGCGTGCTTCACGTGAACGGCAGTCCGGTCGCGCTATCGCAAGTGGATGCGAAGGACGACGCACGGCGCTTGATGCGGGAAACTCTGCCGGGCGGTCACTCCCATCTCATCCTTGTCTCGAAAGACGGTGGGGCGGGAGCCAATTTCGATGAAATCACGGTTCCGAGCGGACACATTTTCCTTTTGGCGGACAATCGGGACCGGGCAAAAGACAGTCGTCATGCGGAACTTGGATTGGTCCCTCTCGACAACATCATCGGCATCGCCGAGTTCATCTATCTATCGACTGATCTGTCGAGGCTTGGCGCGGCCATCGAATAG
- a CDS encoding acyl-CoA synthetase: protein MSGTPVTPFSTRTMNLAHLVEQQARRLPDAPAFVWGETVWTWREFDRRVKAMAAVLAHEGGVGKGDRVLVQSQNCNQLFESMFACFRLGAVWVPANFRGMPDDLAWMAELSGARAMICNAAFPEHAAVGGPELETRFAIGAAQFGPDIDDLMEKYADTVPPLASVDRDDPAWLFFTSGTSGRPKASVLTHGQLGFVINNHLCDLVPGVTETDASLVVAPLSHGAGMHQLMMAARGAPTILPAAPRFDTGEIWSLIERWRVSNMFTVPTILKMLVEAPEAMTADHSSLRYVIYAGAPMYRSDQIKALEVLGPVLVQYFGLGEVTGAITYLPPRDHSAGDDMRVGTCGFPRTGMQVEIQGEDGAALAPGETGEICVTGGAVFAGYWRNSEANAKSFRDGWFRTGDIGHMDADGYVYITGRASDMYISGGSNIYPREIEEKILLHPAVTETAVFGMPDPKWGEIGVAVCVLEEGHSLDAVALDAYLREKIASYKLPRQYFFWDSLPKTGYGKLSKRVIRAELEERLAAGGSAA from the coding sequence ATGAGCGGAACACCCGTCACCCCCTTCAGCACGCGCACCATGAACCTCGCGCATCTGGTCGAGCAGCAGGCGCGGCGGTTGCCGGACGCGCCCGCCTTCGTCTGGGGCGAGACCGTCTGGACCTGGCGGGAGTTCGACCGTCGGGTGAAGGCGATGGCGGCCGTGCTCGCGCACGAGGGCGGGGTCGGCAAGGGGGACCGCGTTCTCGTGCAGTCGCAGAACTGCAACCAGCTCTTCGAGAGCATGTTCGCCTGCTTCCGGCTCGGCGCCGTCTGGGTGCCGGCGAATTTCCGCGGCATGCCGGACGATCTCGCCTGGATGGCGGAACTTTCCGGCGCCAGGGCGATGATCTGCAATGCCGCCTTCCCGGAGCATGCCGCCGTCGGAGGTCCGGAGCTGGAAACGCGCTTTGCCATCGGCGCGGCGCAATTCGGACCGGATATCGACGACCTCATGGAGAAATATGCCGACACGGTACCGCCCCTGGCATCCGTCGACCGGGACGATCCGGCCTGGCTCTTCTTCACTTCCGGCACGTCCGGACGGCCGAAGGCCTCGGTCCTGACCCACGGCCAGCTCGGCTTCGTCATCAACAACCATCTTTGCGATCTCGTCCCCGGTGTGACCGAGACGGACGCCTCCCTCGTGGTCGCGCCTCTGTCCCATGGGGCGGGGATGCACCAGTTGATGATGGCGGCGCGCGGGGCGCCGACGATCCTGCCCGCCGCGCCGCGCTTCGACACTGGCGAGATCTGGTCGCTTATCGAGCGCTGGCGGGTCAGCAACATGTTCACGGTGCCGACGATCCTCAAAATGCTGGTCGAAGCGCCGGAAGCGATGACGGCGGACCATTCGAGCCTGCGCTACGTGATCTATGCGGGCGCGCCGATGTACCGCTCCGACCAGATCAAGGCGCTCGAGGTGCTGGGGCCGGTGCTGGTGCAGTATTTCGGCCTCGGCGAGGTGACGGGCGCGATCACCTACCTGCCGCCGCGGGACCATTCCGCCGGCGACGACATGCGCGTCGGCACCTGCGGCTTTCCGCGCACCGGCATGCAGGTGGAGATCCAGGGTGAGGACGGCGCGGCGCTCGCGCCAGGCGAGACCGGGGAGATCTGTGTCACCGGCGGCGCGGTCTTCGCCGGCTACTGGCGGAACTCGGAGGCGAACGCCAAGAGCTTCCGCGACGGCTGGTTCCGCACCGGCGATATCGGCCACATGGACGCGGACGGCTACGTCTACATCACCGGCCGGGCCTCGGACATGTACATCTCCGGCGGCTCCAACATCTATCCGCGCGAGATCGAGGAGAAGATCCTGCTGCACCCGGCGGTGACCGAGACCGCGGTCTTCGGCATGCCGGACCCGAAATGGGGCGAGATCGGCGTCGCGGTCTGCGTGCTGGAGGAAGGGCACAGCCTCGACGCTGTCGCGCTCGACGCGTATCTCCGCGAGAAGATCGCCTCCTACAAGCTGCCGCGGCAGTATTTCTTCTGGGACAGCCTGCCGAAAACCGGCTACGGCAAGCTCTCGAAACGGGTGATCCGGGCGGAGCTGGAAGAACGGCTCGCCGCCGGCGGGAGCGCCGCCTGA
- a CDS encoding MBL fold metallo-hydrolase RNA specificity domain-containing protein: MILTFCGAAGTVTGSCYWIRTERCQFLIDCGMFQGSKTLKELNYGAFPFDPAKIDFVLLTHAHIDHSGLVPKLVKQGFSGPIFATRGSIDLLTYMLADSGSIQEMEVERLNRRNAQRGRPAVTPIYGKEDAQAAMERFSAVEYDSWREVGDGVRARFWNAGHILGSASIEIEVATGERGGRMSRLLFSGDIGPDRKLLHPDPDAPENWDWICCEATYGGRQREHVGPERRRAVLAEEVNAALARGGNLLIPVFAVERTQELLLDLGTLFDRGTIPAIPVFLDSPLAIRATEVFEKNAELLEDMPANGDGFRRANIRFTESVDESKRIARVHGGAIILAGSGMCEAGRIRHHLKQNLWRSDATVLLVGYQAPGTLGAILAGGAEAVTIFGEELRVKAEIRQIDVYSGHADGEELVDWLTERLPVKSGIFLTHGEEDALTAMRDALEAKGVEPERILIPKLDDVVDLSGGRAVFRKKQAARRLSPEAVREPDWHNELAEFSLRLRAELEAAADERSRKKIMRRVMRALEGSERR, from the coding sequence ATGATCCTGACCTTCTGCGGCGCGGCCGGAACCGTGACCGGGTCCTGCTACTGGATCAGGACGGAGCGATGCCAGTTCCTGATCGATTGCGGCATGTTCCAGGGCTCCAAGACCCTGAAGGAGCTGAATTACGGCGCCTTCCCGTTCGACCCGGCGAAGATCGACTTCGTCCTGTTGACACACGCCCATATCGATCATTCGGGCCTCGTCCCCAAGCTGGTGAAACAAGGCTTTTCCGGACCGATCTTCGCCACGCGGGGCAGTATCGATCTTCTGACCTACATGCTGGCCGACAGCGGCTCGATCCAGGAGATGGAGGTGGAACGGCTGAACCGGCGGAACGCCCAGCGTGGCCGGCCGGCGGTGACGCCGATCTACGGCAAGGAAGACGCGCAGGCCGCGATGGAGCGTTTCTCCGCCGTCGAGTATGACAGCTGGCGCGAGGTCGGGGACGGCGTGCGTGCGCGATTCTGGAATGCGGGGCATATCCTCGGCTCGGCCTCGATCGAGATCGAGGTCGCGACGGGGGAGCGCGGCGGCAGGATGTCCCGCCTTCTGTTCTCCGGCGATATCGGGCCGGACCGCAAATTGCTCCACCCCGATCCGGATGCGCCGGAGAACTGGGACTGGATCTGCTGCGAGGCGACCTATGGCGGGCGGCAGCGCGAGCATGTTGGTCCCGAGCGCCGCCGGGCGGTGCTCGCCGAGGAGGTGAACGCGGCACTGGCGCGGGGCGGTAACCTGCTGATCCCGGTCTTTGCCGTCGAACGGACGCAGGAACTGCTGCTCGATCTCGGGACATTGTTCGACCGGGGGACGATCCCCGCGATTCCGGTCTTCCTCGATAGTCCGCTGGCGATCCGGGCGACGGAAGTGTTCGAGAAGAATGCCGAATTGCTGGAGGACATGCCCGCCAACGGCGACGGTTTCCGGCGCGCCAATATCCGTTTCACGGAATCGGTGGACGAAAGCAAGCGGATCGCCCGCGTCCATGGCGGCGCGATCATCCTCGCCGGCAGCGGCATGTGCGAGGCGGGGCGCATCCGCCATCACCTGAAGCAGAATCTCTGGCGCTCCGATGCGACGGTGCTGCTGGTCGGCTACCAGGCGCCGGGAACTCTGGGCGCCATCCTCGCGGGCGGCGCCGAAGCGGTAACGATCTTTGGCGAGGAGCTCCGCGTGAAGGCGGAGATCCGGCAGATCGACGTTTATTCCGGCCATGCCGACGGCGAGGAACTGGTCGATTGGCTGACAGAGCGGCTGCCGGTGAAATCCGGAATCTTCCTGACCCATGGCGAGGAAGACGCGCTCACGGCGATGCGCGATGCGCTGGAGGCGAAGGGGGTGGAGCCGGAACGCATCCTGATCCCGAAGCTCGATGACGTGGTGGACCTTTCCGGCGGCCGAGCGGTCTTCCGGAAGAAGCAGGCGGCCCGGCGGCTCTCGCCGGAAGCGGTGCGCGAGCCGGACTGGCACAACGAGCTGGCGGAGTTCTCGCTGCGTCTCAGGGCCGAGCTGGAGGCCGCGGCGGACGAGAGGTCGCGGAAGAAGATCATGCGCCGGGTGATGCGGGCGCTGGAGGGATCGGAGAGGCGCTGA
- a CDS encoding sulfurtransferase produces the protein MKKLIASLFVVLVMTGAVRAETVTPLVDADWAAQHVGTPGVVFLDVRGKLSGASKADYVKAHIPGAIWTNYLKDGWRTQDGNGTIAQLSTVETLETTIGDLGIENEDHVVIVAAGNSALDMGTATRIYWTFKIAGHDAVSILDGGMRAYTAKIDEKTKQPVNPLESGEIKLEPTIYTVELREEMLVAKADMAAAATAGEVIVDNRPQDQFLGINKHGKAKRAGTIPGALNLPENWLTENGGSFRDRDTIAKLYKLAGVPAEGAQISFCNTGHWASLGWFVSREILGNTEAKMYDGSMVEWSADPDLPVESELDKQIGASKKTAQVTQ, from the coding sequence ATGAAGAAACTGATCGCTTCCCTCTTCGTAGTGCTCGTCATGACCGGCGCCGTACGCGCCGAGACCGTGACGCCGCTTGTCGATGCAGACTGGGCCGCCCAGCATGTCGGCACCCCAGGCGTCGTTTTCCTCGATGTGCGCGGCAAGCTCTCCGGCGCGAGCAAGGCGGACTACGTGAAAGCGCATATTCCTGGCGCAATCTGGACCAACTATCTGAAAGACGGCTGGCGGACCCAGGACGGCAACGGCACGATCGCCCAACTCTCCACCGTCGAGACCCTGGAAACCACGATCGGCGACCTCGGCATCGAGAACGAAGATCATGTCGTCATCGTCGCCGCCGGCAACAGCGCGCTCGACATGGGCACCGCGACACGGATCTACTGGACCTTCAAGATCGCCGGTCATGACGCCGTTTCGATCCTCGACGGCGGCATGCGCGCCTACACCGCGAAGATCGACGAGAAGACCAAGCAGCCGGTGAACCCGCTGGAGAGCGGAGAGATCAAGCTTGAGCCGACGATCTACACCGTCGAGCTGCGCGAAGAGATGCTGGTCGCCAAGGCCGACATGGCCGCCGCCGCGACCGCCGGCGAGGTCATCGTCGACAACCGCCCGCAGGACCAGTTCCTCGGCATCAACAAGCACGGCAAAGCGAAGCGCGCCGGCACCATTCCCGGCGCCCTGAACCTGCCGGAAAACTGGCTGACGGAAAACGGCGGCAGCTTCCGCGACCGCGACACAATCGCCAAGCTCTACAAGCTGGCCGGCGTTCCGGCGGAGGGCGCGCAGATCAGCTTCTGCAATACCGGCCACTGGGCCAGCCTCGGCTGGTTCGTCTCCCGGGAGATCCTCGGCAACACCGAGGCGAAGATGTATGACGGCTCGATGGTCGAGTGGTCCGCCGACCCGGACCTTCCGGTCGAGTCCGAACTCGACAAACAAATCGGCGCCTCGAAGAAGACGGCTCAGGTCACTCAGTAG
- a CDS encoding fused MFS/spermidine synthase, whose translation MSFAIRLFLAAVLFLGSAGGLVVEIVAGRLIAPYVGMSLYTWTAIIAVVLAGLSVGHWIGGRMAGPDVDRQSGLRRLAGALALAGLGSLLALVFLNDLAVSLLASGLGQVTIVVLLTTALFLLPSLFVGMVAPIVTKLAVDEEPDNTGAVLGRMYAIGTVGSIGGTLSAGYLFISWIGSSGTLIAVTALYAVLALACALLAGRKAALAAVAALLVAGLPLVGTGLAREAFTSRCTVESDYFCIVIDDFAPYSGRPSKLMVLDNLVHSINDRADPSLLYSPYIHFVDEYARRRFPLDVPGASFSAFFIGGGGYSLPRSWAATVPGARLLVAEIDPAVTQAAERHLWLDPSAEGLEIHHRDARGLLQSLRPVPQFDVIFGDAFHDISVPTHLVSREFHREVAVRLKPDGFYVVNVVDGARNPQFLAALTHTLALDFEDVSVWREAGESTGFSPDGRITYEVVAASSAAPVSAIRSIFGIRRTWQRIRLADLMDAGAPSPVVLTDDYAPVDRLLSPVLFSSVSTE comes from the coding sequence GTGAGTTTCGCGATCCGGCTCTTTCTCGCCGCCGTGCTGTTCCTGGGTTCGGCGGGCGGGCTGGTGGTCGAGATCGTCGCCGGGCGGCTGATCGCGCCCTATGTCGGGATGTCGCTCTATACCTGGACGGCGATCATCGCGGTGGTGCTCGCAGGGCTTTCGGTCGGGCACTGGATCGGCGGCCGGATGGCGGGACCGGATGTCGACAGGCAGAGCGGTCTCCGTCGCCTCGCCGGGGCGCTGGCGCTCGCCGGACTCGGCAGCCTGCTCGCGCTTGTCTTCCTGAACGACCTCGCCGTCAGTCTGCTCGCCTCGGGGCTTGGGCAGGTGACGATCGTGGTGCTGCTCACGACAGCCCTGTTCCTGCTGCCGAGCCTCTTTGTCGGCATGGTCGCGCCGATCGTGACCAAGCTCGCGGTTGACGAGGAACCGGACAATACCGGCGCCGTGCTCGGGCGGATGTATGCGATCGGCACGGTGGGCAGCATCGGCGGCACGCTGAGCGCCGGGTATCTGTTCATTTCCTGGATCGGGTCGAGCGGGACGCTGATCGCGGTCACTGCGCTCTATGCCGTTCTCGCGCTCGCCTGCGCGCTGCTCGCGGGGCGTAAGGCTGCGCTTGCAGCGGTCGCGGCGCTTCTGGTCGCCGGGCTGCCGCTCGTCGGCACCGGGCTCGCCCGTGAAGCCTTCACCTCGCGCTGTACGGTGGAGAGCGACTATTTCTGCATCGTGATCGACGATTTCGCGCCCTATAGCGGGCGTCCGAGCAAGCTCATGGTGCTGGACAATCTGGTGCACAGCATCAACGACCGGGCGGATCCCAGCCTGCTCTACAGCCCCTATATCCATTTCGTCGACGAATATGCCCGGCGCCGCTTTCCGCTCGACGTGCCCGGCGCGAGCTTCTCGGCTTTCTTTATCGGCGGAGGCGGTTATTCCCTGCCGCGCTCCTGGGCGGCGACCGTACCGGGCGCGCGTCTCCTTGTCGCGGAGATCGATCCGGCAGTGACGCAAGCAGCCGAGCGTCATCTCTGGCTGGATCCCTCCGCCGAAGGGCTGGAGATTCACCACCGCGACGCCCGCGGGTTGCTCCAGTCCTTGCGGCCCGTTCCGCAGTTCGACGTGATCTTCGGCGACGCTTTTCACGATATCTCGGTGCCGACCCATCTGGTCAGCCGCGAGTTTCACAGAGAAGTCGCGGTGCGGCTGAAACCGGACGGGTTCTATGTCGTGAACGTGGTGGACGGCGCGCGCAATCCGCAGTTCCTCGCGGCGCTGACCCATACGCTGGCGCTGGATTTCGAGGATGTCTCGGTCTGGCGGGAAGCAGGAGAGAGCACCGGGTTCAGTCCTGACGGGCGCATCACCTACGAAGTGGTCGCGGCATCTTCAGCCGCGCCGGTGAGCGCGATCCGCTCGATTTTCGGGATCCGCCGCACCTGGCAGCGGATCCGTCTTGCCGATCTGATGGATGCGGGAGCGCCGTCTCCGGTGGTGCTGACCGACGATTACGCGCCGGTCGACCGGTTGCTCTCGCCCGTGCTGTTTTCGAGCGTCTCTACTGAGTGA
- a CDS encoding YeeE/YedE family protein — protein sequence MDFLETLLASDLISDPAKAALCGLLVGTIFGACAQASRFCLRSASLEFWRGEAGGSFAVWLLVFGSALLFVQMLLWSDNLPVSEVRQLTSAGTLSGAVIGGAMFGVGMILARGCASRLLVLSATGNLRALMTGLMVTVVAQAALTGLLSPLRLELSALWTVGPEIRNLNLHLPAMSGAVVGAGLLVLAVILSVRTSIGWSRTVISVALGGSIALGWLLTSALARVSFEPVSVLSVTFTGPSADTLMALITEPAIPLEFGVGLVPGVALGSFASSVVRKEFHVQVFDQSTGMVRYVVGALLMGFGGMLAGGCAVGAGVTGGSVLSLTAWLALLAMWLGSGACQWVLDRRVPVYGNGRVAS from the coding sequence ATGGATTTCCTCGAAACCCTCCTCGCGAGCGACCTGATCTCCGATCCCGCGAAAGCCGCGCTCTGCGGTCTGCTGGTGGGAACGATTTTCGGCGCCTGCGCCCAGGCGAGCCGGTTCTGCCTCAGGAGCGCGTCGCTCGAATTCTGGCGCGGCGAGGCGGGCGGAAGTTTCGCCGTCTGGCTCCTGGTCTTCGGCTCCGCCCTGCTGTTCGTCCAGATGCTGCTCTGGAGTGACAATCTGCCGGTGTCGGAGGTGCGCCAGCTCACCTCGGCCGGAACCCTCTCCGGCGCGGTGATCGGCGGCGCGATGTTCGGAGTCGGCATGATCCTCGCGCGCGGTTGCGCCAGCCGGTTGCTGGTGCTCTCCGCCACTGGCAATCTCCGTGCCCTGATGACCGGGCTGATGGTCACCGTCGTCGCCCAGGCGGCGCTGACAGGTCTGCTCTCGCCGTTGCGCCTCGAGCTGTCCGCCCTCTGGACCGTCGGCCCCGAGATCCGCAACCTCAACCTCCATCTGCCGGCCATGTCGGGTGCTGTCGTCGGCGCCGGATTGCTGGTGCTCGCGGTTATCCTTTCGGTGCGTACATCCATCGGCTGGTCTCGAACCGTGATCTCGGTCGCGCTCGGAGGCTCGATCGCGCTCGGCTGGCTGCTGACGTCCGCCCTCGCGCGGGTGTCGTTCGAGCCGGTCTCGGTCCTCAGCGTCACCTTCACGGGGCCGTCCGCCGACACCCTGATGGCGCTGATCACCGAGCCGGCGATCCCGCTCGAGTTCGGGGTCGGGCTGGTCCCGGGGGTCGCGCTCGGCTCCTTCGCCTCCTCGGTGGTGCGGAAGGAATTCCATGTCCAGGTCTTCGACCAGTCCACCGGCATGGTGCGCTATGTTGTTGGGGCCCTGCTCATGGGCTTCGGCGGGATGCTCGCGGGTGGCTGCGCGGTCGGCGCGGGCGTCACCGGCGGCTCGGTGCTTTCGCTCACCGCTTGGCTCGCTCTCCTGGCCATGTGGCTCGGTTCCGGCGCCTGCCAGTGGGTATTGGACCGGCGTGTCCCGGTCTACGGCAACGGGCGGGTGGCCTCGTGA
- a CDS encoding DsrE family protein has product MPVLFRALVLLCFVTVAVGTPSELWAEEDDGIHRLVLQISDNDPHKMMSVLNVAANVSRHYSGIGEEVEIRIVAFEAGLHLLRTDTAPEDVAKRVQGFEMSMPNVAFVACGNTIDTMERLEGAKIPIIEHAEIVQTGVVALIEANEAGWTIVRP; this is encoded by the coding sequence ATGCCGGTTCTGTTTCGGGCGCTTGTCCTGCTTTGTTTCGTGACGGTGGCTGTCGGGACGCCGTCGGAGCTTTGGGCGGAGGAGGACGACGGCATTCACCGGCTGGTCCTGCAGATCAGCGACAACGATCCGCACAAGATGATGTCGGTGCTGAACGTGGCCGCGAACGTCTCCCGGCATTATTCCGGCATTGGCGAGGAAGTGGAGATCCGCATCGTTGCCTTCGAAGCGGGGCTGCACCTGCTGCGCACGGACACCGCACCGGAGGATGTCGCCAAACGCGTGCAGGGCTTCGAGATGAGCATGCCGAACGTCGCCTTCGTTGCCTGCGGCAACACCATCGACACGATGGAGCGGCTGGAAGGCGCGAAGATCCCGATCATCGAACATGCGGAGATCGTCCAGACCGGAGTGGTCGCCTTGATCGAGGCGAACGAGGCCGGGTGGACAATCGTCCGTCCCTGA